In Salvia miltiorrhiza cultivar Shanhuang (shh) chromosome 4, IMPLAD_Smil_shh, whole genome shotgun sequence, the DNA window CCTCGACTTGTTTGATGCTCGATAATTTCGTATTCAACCTTGAGCTCGACCTCGGCTTATTTGATATTTGTATAACTGGTGCTTGATCTCAATCTCAGCTCATTTGATATCTGTATAAATGGTGATTGAgctctaaaaaaatattcaaaatgtGTACTTGATCAACGAATTACTCGAGCTTGAGCTTGGttctacaaatatttttttttgcataaaGGCTCATCGTGCATTGGCTCGATCGAGGGTTCGATTGCAAATGAATCCGAACATGTTCGCAAAACCTACGAGCTCAGCTCGATAAAATTATCAGCTCAATGCTCAGCTCATCTGCGTCTACTATCGAATCGAGCTTTAAACGATTTTTTTTCAAGACGAGCTTCGAATATCTTGcaagtagctctgttcatttccAGCCAATGCCCTAATCATTGATGTGTTCAAATCATTATTTGGGTGATAGATGCTCGGCAAAATTTTGTAGGAAAATATTTGTATGTTTATTCGGTGCAAGTGGTGCTTTCTATATGATAATATATGCAGCTAGTTTTATgctctttgtttctttttgcAGTTCAAGACTGTGTAAGAATTTGAACTGGCCCTTTCGGTCATTAATTAGTTTATGTCTGTAAGAATtggatactccctccgtccacgaaatgagtacccatttgtggacggcacgggttttaagaaatgtatggagtatagtgtgaatagtttaagggtcccacttttttgagtgtattaattaaagagaggTGTGAGGTACActttgccaaaaagggaaatgggtactcatttcgtggacggacgaaaaaggaaatatgggtactcatttcgtggacggagggagtactaaaaaGAATAAATTTACTCTGTTTTGATTCTACTTACAAGGCATTTTGTTTATGGTTTTTATGAATGTAGGGATGTTTGTTTCGTCTTGTAGATATCGAAAGAAGCCCAAAACTGTTGATGCGAACGCTATAAAAAGATGAAAGTGAGTCATTattaatgagacggagggagtagtagtgTTCAGTCTGCTCGTTTATCCTAAAGATTCAAGTGATGAAGTGTCTGAAGAGGTATCAGTGATGAGGTTAGAGCTTGATGCCATTGGAGCAGATTTTCAGCAATGGTTTCAAGAACTATCAGTGATGAAGCAGGAAGCAATCTCCACCAAGATGAGATGGATGACAAGAAAATGAAAGAtctctttcattctttttttttttttttaaactttgtTCTAACTCAAAATATATAGTCTTGCTCTACTTTTTGGGGAAATTCTTTTTTAGATGTAGCTTCCTTTGCCTAAATATTCATCTCGTCGGGCCCGTATAATTGATTCGTCATGCTTCATAACACTCCCTTCGTCCCGTCTCACttggcctttttttttttttttcgagttgTCTCATCTGACTTGGGCTAGTTCATTCTTGGCAATAATTTACACAAACAAGTGGGCCAATAGCACTTTATACACAATTAATGTTAATTTGCTCTTAAGCGAGAccggacggagggaatatatatTATTCTTGATTGATGGCTTTTGCACTTATAGGACGTTTGGTTTGATGGATATGATAGATAAGATCGATAAAATTAATAGAATTggagggtgattaaataatccacTTTCACTCAATTAGATCGAATTATCCATTAGGAATcgaatcatgcaaaccaaacactcgattcagtcgAATTAATCTATCATGCCTTATCACTCAAATCACATGTCTTCACAACTCAAGACACTTTTGAAAATATTGATGAAAAAGTAGTAGGAAAACCATTATAGCAACTCCATCCATAATGCTGCAAAGTAGCCTTTTTTTTCCCTACAAAAATCAATGCTTGTGAAGGAATAACAAATAGTTCTTGTATGGTGGGTAGCTTTGGAGTGGAAGTCCAAATGGGACCATTGAGTGTGACCATAAATTATTGATGGCCCATACGCCAagattgaatttaaaataaagtttTGATCAAAACCTCTCCTTTTCAAGGATTAAACATATCATTTCTTGTGTGGAATCCATCACtcaatctcttattttaattgCATTGGCTAGCATACTTAAATCCTCATTCAACTCATCCTTGTCCTCACTACTAACTCTTTCTCTTAAATCTTTTCTTGCAAAAAAATAACCAAAACCAAGTTTGTTTCAAACATTCATTCATATCCCATCATAATAAAAATGGGTGATTCGATCATCGGTGGTCCAAGAATTTACAGCTGCTACAAATGCAGAAACCATGTTGCTCTTCATGATGATATTGTCTCAAAGGCCTTTCAGGTAagctctgtttttttttttttttttctacaattCATCataattagaaagaaaaaaaaaattaaaaaaaagaagaagatgatcTAACTTTGATGGAGGATCAGTCGAAAAATGGGAGAGCTTTTCTTTTTTCGCACGCGCAGCACGTGTGTTCGGGTAAGAAGGAGGATCGGCAGATGATGACGGGGCTGCACATGGTGGCGGACGTGCACTGCGCCGACTGCAGGGAAGTTTTGGGGTGGAAGTACGAGAAGGCGTACGAGGAGTCCCAGAAATACAAGGAAGGCAAGTTCGTGCTCGAAAAATACAAGATTGTCAAAGAGAATTGGTAGCTGTTCGACCTCTGGCCTTAAGCATTAATCACTCTATCGCTTGGTCAACACAAGCACATCTGTCTGTGCTGTTTTGCCTTTTGGGATTGATTGTACAGATACAATATTTGTTTGGGTGTTGTGTATACTTATTTTTCATCACTGAAAGTGTAAATGTAAAGATGTCAACTGGGTGAAAATTCTTCATGGACTAACACTTTTGCATTCTTAgctattataataattaaaggTGAAGCAGTTTCGATGTTTAGAATAATTTaaagttcatttattttttaaagaaaagtaAATTAATGAAAACCTATGGGACGTAGAGTACTTATTTTCGCCTAACTAATCAAatctcaatttttatttttattttcacattttcgTCAAATTCTGAGTGTCGTGTTGGCACAATTATCGTATAGTTTCAATTATTAGAGGcacatgaaataaaattttgtgcCATCTGTGAGATGTGGGCTCAAAGCACTAATTTCTTTAAATGATTTGGCAAAATTTCTCCTAGAATATTCTTTTGTATGCATGCTTAGTTAGCatagaatatattttttttcttataaagaAAATCAACAATATTCCCCGTTATGTGATGACTCGAACCTCCGACTTAATAATTGAAGGAAAAGCGTCTTACCAATTGAACTATACTTCGTCGCCTGCATAGCATAAACGATAATGCGTAGATGGTTTCGATTTTTCTTAAGTGCAAATGACTTTGTACATATCCGCAGCACTTGAATGTTAGGTATGCCAACCTTACCAAAACCCAACAAACAGCTTTGCGGAAAATGCTGCTGACAAATAAAACTTGTTGGAAACTAATAAAAAACAATAGTCTTATCAAAAATCAGACAAATATTTGAAGTGATAACTTGATTAAACTGAATCAGCTGGTAATAACGATTTTCAGAAAAATGGCTGAGTTACTATGAAACAAGAAGAAATCTCCATAAGAGGATAAGCATCTTCTACACATTCATTATCTCCAATCTCCACCGTCGATTTAGTAGATAGAAATTCAACAGATAACAATCACATATATGCCCAAAGAGAAACACTCAATTAGACAAACAACCATTCATGAAACCAACAGAATGCAATATTCAAGTTACAAAACGTGTTGATACATTCATCCACATGCTATCACATGACACTACTATAGTACAGTATATTTCATCAAATTCTACCGCCGCTTACTGCTTCCTCATCAAGGTCTCGACCTTCGCACGGGTGACCTGCGTACAAGGGAGATGACATAAGCACTCGGAACGAGAATTCTATTAGTAATACATGTATGTAGACAATTCCGACACGCAGAGGCCatccttttattttatcaaaagatGACATAACCAAAAGATAAAAAGACACCAAGACTACCAAAGGAAAAGTTTGAGCATTCAGAGAATGTATATACCTTCGGTATCGCGCACGTTCAGGACTCCTGGCCCTTGGATATGAAGAACCATTGTACCTATCATAATCTGCGCCTCGAGCCAACCCATAATCAGGACTTGCTCGAAGACGGCGGTGTGCTGGACTGGGTGACCTCAAGGAAGCACCATATCCACGCCTTCCATCATCTCCTCTGGGGCTACCAGGTCTGCCACCCCTTTCATCATCATCTCTTAAAGCATACTCGACAGAAACAACTCGATCGAATATCTTACTGAAAATTCACAAGTTAATTTATCAGCCCACCAGGAAGAGGCTTAGAAAAGATAGAGACAAAGCAAGTTAAAATATCCATTACCTCATATGGGTGCACTCCAGAGCTTTTGTGGCATCTTCCTGAGTTTCAAATTGCACAAAAGCAAAATTCCGACGTATACGTACATTAAGAACCTTCCCATAACGCTCAAAGTGTCTTTCTATGTCATGATCTCGAGTACGAATAGGATCAAAGTTTATCACAAAAAGGGTTTTAGTTGGTCTCGGGTTTGATCCCGAACCACCACGATGGCTACCGCGCTCACcctaaaaatgaaatatattaaataatgcCAACAATATCAAATGTAATAACTCTTAGGAGCCtcaagaaaaggaaaattgTGGAGCCTACATACCCTGGCCCATTCAACTGATAATCTGCGTCTGTCATGCCCAAACGGTACGTCATCAAGACCACGGATGGCATCTCTTGCATCACGTTCATCCTCAAAGTAGATAAAAGCAAAGCCTACATGTAAAATAGCTTGCATGAGTAACAGAGAGAGTACAGAATAGGACTGCATATCACTCCCCTCAGCTAACAGTAGCATCACTAAGGGAAAAACCTTTGCAAccaagaaataaataaagaacAAAACCTGCAAACATGGGAATGTTCTGATGAAAGTTAGGAGGTAGAGGCCTTGCATGACGAATTAAAGAAGGGTGAGTGATGATGAAGGCTAACTAAGGTTAGAGCCATGGGAAGTTGAGCAGTCATTGCTAAGCATGGTTTCACCAATTTCACAGCGATGTTCAGTAAATGGAGACATGTGATGATACAACTCATTGACCGCCTTATGATTAGTGTGGTTGGCATGGCATGATGAACAGACACATTGATCCCCTATCATTATTGTGGTAGCATGGCATCATGAACCCATCTCAACCATTACCAATCTGGTGAGATGGCAAGGAAAGTGGAAGTGATGTTGAACATTTCCATCAGTGTGTGAGAGAAATCTGGCAAGTAGATAGGACCAGGTAGCCCTTGCATTAGAGGTTTTTATTGCAGAGAAGATGGCAAGCCAATATAGAAGCTCATTTTCCTTAGCATAAGTCCTGCGTAAAAACAAACACTTAAACAGGAGCCCTCATCAAAGATTTAAAGTTCCTGCCATTTCATTTCCAGGGATAAAAGATTTCTTTGCATCCACCCTTTCTTTTGGAGGCACCCTGCCATTTTATACAGACCCTACACCGACAGTAAGCTCATTTATACAACTCTTCCTATCCTTTTCTTCAATGTTTACCTCACAACATTTATAATGTATTACTATAATATTAAGCCCAGCATTGCTAAGATAGTACTTCTAATTCTACAACCAATTTCAACACATTGAACAAGAATAGATTATTAACTGATGGTAAGGGAAAAAGTTTGAAAACGACAATAGTCCCCACTGATACTTATCTACTATAAAGTGGGAAGGCGAAAAGCATCAAACGATGAGGTTTAGAATTAGATATGTGTTGGGAaatcagttccccatccaaacttggtagaagcaagaaataagaataaaaaactagacacaatttaacaacacaagaatttaacgtggaaactccaaatccggagaaaaaAACCACGACCcactgaaaaattactatatgataatttttacaatcacacagtatttctcaccctctcgactcacaaccactacactcttacaagcctttgaaaacctctcacccctctaaaacaaagagcaagaaatttcaaactagaagtaatcacaagactaaaggtagtgattggtgcaattgtatcaaagaccttggaactccttaaataacctaagggtctccacctactttgatagcaaaaccaatgtgggacaaaaatccccactttcatttttaacacaattccaacaatctccaccttgttaaaaatgaaagaaaaaacacCATTGTCTTCACCGACAATTATGATTCTTATCACAAAGAACCATCATCCTCAAAAGAGAATAAACCTACTCCACCGAATGAGTAGAACACTTAGAATAAACCATTCTAAGAATTTTACTTCGGCACATGTCGAAAAAACCTTGCTGAAATTTTGGTGCAACCTTCTAGCTTTTGGCCCTCCTAGAAGTCATCAGCCATCGACATACTTTTCACCACATCCCTGCATCCATGCCAAAAAACCATGCACATGTGGTCCAACTAACATCGTCACatcctcatcttcaattttcgCTCCAATACTCTCCAGTTCAGAGATAATGCCATTGAGAATACTCAAGTGATCTGAAATCTTCACACCTTCATCCATCCGTAAGGTATGAAATTGTTCCTTCAAATACAACCGATTCGAGATGCCTTTTGCTTGGTACAGAGAGTATTGGAGcgaaaattgaagatgaggatGTGACGATGTTAGTTGGACCACATGTGCATGATTTTTTGGCATGGATGCAGGTGTGTGGTGAAAAGTATGTCGATGGCTGATGACTTCTAGGAGGGCCAAAAGCTAGAAGGTTGCACCAAAATTTCAGCAAGGTTTTTTCGACATGTGCCGAAGTAAAATTCTTAGAATGGTTTATTCTAAGTGTTCTACTCATTCGGTGGAGTAGGTTTATTCTCTTTTGAGGATGATGGTTCTTTGTGATAAGAATCATAATTGTCGGTGAAGACAATGgtgttttttctttcatttttaacaaggtggagattgttggaattgtgttaaaaatgaaagtggggatttttgtcccacattggttttgctatcaaagtaggtggagacccttaggttatttaaggagttccaaggtctttgatacaattgcaccaatcactacctttagtcttgtgattacttctagtttgaaatttcttgctctttgttttagaggggtgagaggttttcaaaggcttgtaagagtgtagtggttgtgagtcgagagggtgagaaatactgtgtgattgacaacacaagaatttaacgtggaaactccaaatccggagaaaaaAACCACGACCCACTGAaaaattactactccctccgtccgcaatatcgtttccacattgtggacggcacgggttttaagaaaagtggtggattgtagtgagtggagtttgggtcccacaattgttgtgagtggaagtttgtggaccctacttctataaatggaagtggaaacgatatcgcggacggaccgaaatggcaaatgtggaaacgatattgcggacggagggagtatatgataatttttacaatcacacagtatttctcaccctctcgactcacaaccactacactcttacaagcctttgaaaacctctcacccctctaaaacaaagagcaaggaatttcaaactagaagtaatcacaagactaaaggtagtgattggtgcaattgtatcaaagaccttggaactccttaaataacctaagggtctccacctactttgatagcaaaaccaatgtgggacaaaaatccccactttcatttttaacacaattccaacaatctccaccttgttaaaaatgaaagaaaaaacacCATTGTCTTCACCGACAATTATGATTCTTATCACAAAGAACCATCATCCTCAAAAGAGAATAAACCTACTCCACCGAATGAGTAGAACACTTAGAATAAACCATTCTAAGAATTTTACTTCGGCACATGTCGAAAAAACCTTGCTGAAATTTTGGTGCAACCTTCTAGCTTTTGGCCCTCCTAGAAGTCATCAGCCATCGACATACTTTTCACCACACACCTGCATCCATGCCAAAAAATCATGCACATGTGGTCCAACTAACATCGTCACatcctcatcttcaattttcgCTCCAATACTCTCTGTACCAAGCAAAAGGCATCTCGAATCGGTTGTATTTGAAGGAACAATTTCATACCTTACGGATGGATGAAGGTGTGAAGATTTCAGATCACTTGAGTATTCTCAATGGCATTATCTCTGAACTGGAGAGTATTGGAGcgaaaattgaagatgaggatGTGACGATGTTAGTTGGACCACATGTGCATGATTTTTTGGCATGGATGCAGGTGTGTGGTGAAAAGTATGTCGATGGCTGATGACTTCTAGGAGGGCCAAAAGCTAGAAGGTTGCACCAAAATTTCAGCAAGGTTTTTTCGACATGTGCCGAAGTAAAATTCTTAGAATGGTTTATTCTAAGTGTTCTACTCATTCGGTGGAGTAGGTTTATTCTCTTTTGAGGATGATGGTTCTTTGTGATAAGAATCATAATTGTCGGTGAAGACAATGgtgttttttctttcatttttaacaaggtggagattgttggaattgtgttaaaaatgaaagtggggatttttgtcccacattggttttgctatcaaagtaggtggagacccttaggttatttaaggagttccaaggtctttgatacaattgcaccaatcactacctttagtcttgtgattacttctagtttgaaattccttgctctttgttttagaggggtgagaggttttcaaaggcttgtaagagtgtagtggttgtgagtcgagagggtgagaaatactgtgtgattgtaaaaattatcatatagtaatttttcagtgGGTCGGGGTTTtttttctccggatttggagtttccacgttaaattcttgtgttgttaaattgtgtctagttttttattcttatttcttgcttctaccaagtttggatggggaactgattTCCCAACAATATGAAATGATAAGAAAATCTTCCTTCCAGTGTACTCACTTTAATCATCCATGCAAGCCATCAAAATCAAACAATACATCAAAATAGTTCGCACAATGAAAATCGAGTTGTCTGCAGATACAAAAATCGGAGGGCAGAGAAGATCATCCAAATTAACTACCTGATTTCATGTCAATACGTTCAATTCTTCCGTATTTGGAGAACAAACGCTCCAAGTCCGATTGTCGAGTCTCGAACTCAAAGTTGCCGcaaaagatcggcctcatcccTCGCGAATTTCACCTTCTAACAACTGAAAAAGAGAAAATGTCACGCAActtaaaagtaaataaataacaaaatagaATGCAAGATTTGATGTAACCTTTAAAATTGAACAAGAACCCTAATTTCGATTGGGGTgaagaaaaaaggaaatgaaGAAAGTGGGCAAAGAGCTGATGAGGTCAAAGTCGGTCTTATCCTATGAGTTCAATATATGTATATTCCCTCTTTCTTGTGGGTTGGACCTTGGATCTATAAGGCCCATTAACTGACCAGCTTTGGGCTTAGTGCAGGAGGCCCATTTAACAAAAACAAATTGAAAGccactttttcttttattacaCATTTTGAAAGTAAATAAGTGAAATACAATTCTTACCATATTGCTTTGCCCTTATTTGTTACCGACTACCAATCGCTCTTGAAATTTATAAGATttcaattacatatatataaaaaaaaaaatagaaagctAATATTTGCTTGAGATAATttcacctaaatacacaaatatTTCTGCAAATTTTGCACATGAATTAAATATCATGTCAACAAATATACAAATTTTCATCGGATGATGATTTCACACATGAATTTATACTGAGGTGAACATCAGAAATGTCTCAACGGCTTTAAACGCCCCATGTATTAAACAACATAGTTGGATGTCTACGAACTTTAGGTAGTCGCGGTGGCATTAATTTACTACTTTAGCTAGTCACAATAATATTAGTTCGCTAGAAATTGACAACCATACAAAATATCAGAATGACAGGCGCGATATCCCCTATTTGCTTTGGCCACAGAGATTTTGAAGCTATTCAAGACTTACACACTTCCAACATTATGAGCATACTTCAACATTATGAGCATAACCTGATCACTGACCTCCAAAGCATTCATCCAAACTCAATGGGCAAGGAAACCTTTTAATACTGGACCGGGCGAACCGGACAGGTCCGATGGCGCTTGTTGTGGGTATCGAACCCACGACCCCGTGGTTATAAACCACGCGGTCTACCAATTGAGCTAGATGCTCTACTAATGGGCAAGGAAACCTTAAGCAGCCACATCTTCCAATAAAATGTTTTCCAAAGTGTGGCTTATATTGCTATGATGAGGGACAAATTTATTCACTAAAACTCTCCAAGAATCAGATTTCATCGCCACTTTATTAGAGGCAGCAGCACTAACAACATTCAACACATCTGCTTCACAACCAGAGCTACAGAGCCCTTCAATCAAGATTGAATAAGTGGATTCATTTGGAGAGCACCCTTTATCCATCATCTCCTCAAAAATCTTGATCCCTTCCTTCGCATACCCTTTCTTGCAGAACCCTTTTATCAGCAGGTTGTAAGTAAAAGAATTCGGATTGCAACCCCTTCCCACCATGTCATCCCACAACCTCCCGGCCTCGCACAGCTCCCCTCTCTCACACATCCCCGCTATAAGCACGTTATACGTCAAAAGGCTAGGTATAGAGCCCTTCTCAAACTCATCAAACAACTTCCTCGCCTCCCAAACCTTCCCTTCCTTGCACAGCCAATGCACGAGCGTGCTCAGTATCACGTTATCCGGGGTGCAGTTCTTCACCAGCAATAGCTTCCACAGGCTGCAAGCCTCACCGGCCTTCCCTTCCCTGCACAGGACATCGATCACCTTACAACATAGAGACGAGCTGGGCATATAGTTATTGTCGAGCATGTCACCGATCATATTCACTGCTTCCCCCGACTTCTTCACCTTGCACAATGCCTCTATCATGACATTATATGTGACATCATTCGGCTCAACCCTATTATCCACCATCTCATCCATCACCTTCGTTGCATCAACAAATTGCCCCAGTTTACAAAATCCATCCATCAGAACAGTGTATGTGGTTGCATCGGGCAACCAACCGCGATCTAGAAGCTCATCGAGCATGCTCTTTGCTCCTAACATATCACCACGGTCCACGTAGCCCGACATAATAGTAGTGTAACTAACCACATTAGGCACCATTCCCATCTTAGGCATTTCATCGAACACCTTGAGCGCACCCTCTACATCATCCTTTTTACATAGGGCTTTTAACAGTATATTGCAGGTAAACATATTGGGCATGATTTCGAATCTTTTCTGGCAATTTTTGAACATAATGTAGACAGTATCATACTTCCTATTCTGAACCAAAGCATTCAATAAAGTGTTCAATGAACGAACTGACCTTTTCACTCCAAAATCATTAACTCGGAGGAATACTCGGATCGCCTCCTTCGGCCTGCCGGCAATGCCGTAATACCTAATCAGCGTGATGAATACGTCTTCGCCGCATTTGATCTGTGATCCGCGTAGCTCGTTTAAGAGGGAGGGTATGGGCTCGAAGGCGCGCAGGCGGGAGAGCTTGTGGATGATGGAGTGGTAGGTTTCGTAGGTGTGGTGGAAATTCGGGTGGTAATTTCCGGCGTGCTGGAAGATTTGAAGGGCGAGATCGAGATTCTGCTGTTGGGAGATGATGGAGCAGAGGCGTTTGGGGGTGAGCTTTCGTGGCCAGGGTTTGATTGGTGGTGTGACTGTGTATGTCTGGAGGAGTTCGGATTTGGATTTTATGGTGGAGATGTGGTCGTCGTCGTTGGAGGTCAAGGCGGAGAACGGGTGGGCCGCGGCGGTGATGCGGCGGAGAGGGTGAATTTTCCGATGACTTAACATGGTGAATAGTGAAATACTACTGGCGGGCAAAACAAATTGCTGTAATAGTAGAAGTTACTACTacaaaatagataaaaataaataaataaataaatagataaaaaaatatggaaaatagTGTTAATTCCACAATTATGCACGATATATAACAtggaaaatatattaatttagtcTAATACCATTATAGATCATTGTTCAACctcaataaatcaaatttgtattaatttgaTTCGAAGACGATTTCCAGCATTAAGAAGGCACAATTGACAACTAATAGCACACAGCTACCAACGTAGATGATATTGATACATCACATTTCCACTCTTCTCTATAATTGATCTTTTTTAATTATCtacaa includes these proteins:
- the LOC131020826 gene encoding protein yippee-like At4g27745 isoform X1; protein product: MGDSIIGGPRIYSCYKCRNHVALHDDIVSKAFQSKNGRAFLFSHAQHVCSGKKEDRQMMTGLHMVADVHCADCREVLGWKYEKAYEESQKYKEGKFVLEKYKIVKENW
- the LOC131020826 gene encoding protein yippee-like At4g27745 isoform X2, giving the protein MGDSIIGGPRIYSCYKCRNHVALHDDIVSKAFQHVCSGKKEDRQMMTGLHMVADVHCADCREVLGWKYEKAYEESQKYKEGKFVLEKYKIVKENW
- the LOC131020825 gene encoding serine/arginine-rich splicing factor RS31-like isoform X1 → MRPIFCGNFEFETRQSDLERLFSKYGRIERIDMKSGFAFIYFEDERDARDAIRGLDDVPFGHDRRRLSVEWARGERGSHRGGSGSNPRPTKTLFVINFDPIRTRDHDIERHFERYGKVLNVRIRRNFAFVQFETQEDATKALECTHMSKIFDRVVSVEYALRDDDERGGRPGSPRGDDGRRGYGASLRSPSPAHRRLRASPDYGLARGADYDRYNGSSYPRARSPERARYRRSPVRRSRP
- the LOC131020825 gene encoding serine/arginine-rich splicing factor RS31-like isoform X2 codes for the protein MFAGFAFIYFEDERDARDAIRGLDDVPFGHDRRRLSVEWARGERGSHRGGSGSNPRPTKTLFVINFDPIRTRDHDIERHFERYGKVLNVRIRRNFAFVQFETQEDATKALECTHMSKIFDRVVSVEYALRDDDERGGRPGSPRGDDGRRGYGASLRSPSPAHRRLRASPDYGLARGADYDRYNGSSYPRARSPERARYRRSPVRRSRP
- the LOC131020824 gene encoding pentatricopeptide repeat-containing protein At5g16420, mitochondrial-like, with protein sequence MLSHRKIHPLRRITAAAHPFSALTSNDDDHISTIKSKSELLQTYTVTPPIKPWPRKLTPKRLCSIISQQQNLDLALQIFQHAGNYHPNFHHTYETYHSIIHKLSRLRAFEPIPSLLNELRGSQIKCGEDVFITLIRYYGIAGRPKEAIRVFLRVNDFGVKRSVRSLNTLLNALVQNRKYDTVYIMFKNCQKRFEIMPNMFTCNILLKALCKKDDVEGALKVFDEMPKMGMVPNVVSYTTIMSGYVDRGDMLGAKSMLDELLDRGWLPDATTYTVLMDGFCKLGQFVDATKVMDEMVDNRVEPNDVTYNVMIEALCKVKKSGEAVNMIGDMLDNNYMPSSSLCCKVIDVLCREGKAGEACSLWKLLLVKNCTPDNVILSTLVHWLCKEGKVWEARKLFDEFEKGSIPSLLTYNVLIAGMCERGELCEAGRLWDDMVGRGCNPNSFTYNLLIKGFCKKGYAKEGIKIFEEMMDKGCSPNESTYSILIEGLCSSGCEADVLNVVSAAASNKVAMKSDSWRVLVNKFVPHHSNISHTLENILLEDVAA